A stretch of the Candidatus Polarisedimenticolaceae bacterium genome encodes the following:
- a CDS encoding type II secretion system F family protein, with amino-acid sequence MPNFAWKGRTRAGKMQEGVLVADNKDAVIAVLRKQQIMVTGVTEKGKEFALPKMGGSISRKEIAIFTRQFSVMIDAGLPLVQCLEILGSQQENRVFQKILFEVRQDVESGATLADALRKHPKAFDDLYCNMVAAGEAGGILDTILQRLSQYIEKIVKLRSAVRSAMVYPVAVITIAIAVVWIILWKVIPTFATLFAGLGAQLPLPTRITIALSKFIGAWWWLVFLMIGLGCYAIFRYHKTYQGKRVLDKILLKLPVLGQVLKKIAVARFCRTLGTLVSSGVPILDGLEITARTAGNAIVEDAIMATRKSIEEGKTIAEPLRGHDVFPPMVVQMVAVGEQTGALETMLNKIADFYEDEVDEATANLLALLEPIMICFLGVVIGGIVISMYMPMFDLINKIN; translated from the coding sequence ATGCCGAATTTCGCGTGGAAAGGCCGCACGCGCGCCGGGAAGATGCAGGAAGGGGTCCTCGTCGCGGACAACAAGGACGCCGTGATCGCCGTGCTGCGCAAGCAGCAGATCATGGTGACCGGGGTGACCGAGAAGGGGAAGGAGTTCGCCCTGCCCAAGATGGGCGGGAGCATCTCGCGGAAAGAGATCGCGATCTTCACCCGGCAGTTCTCGGTCATGATCGACGCGGGCCTGCCGCTCGTCCAGTGCCTCGAGATCCTGGGGAGCCAGCAGGAGAATCGCGTCTTCCAGAAGATCCTGTTCGAGGTGCGCCAGGACGTCGAGTCCGGCGCGACACTCGCCGACGCGCTCCGCAAGCACCCGAAGGCGTTCGACGACCTCTACTGCAACATGGTCGCCGCCGGCGAGGCCGGCGGTATTCTCGACACGATCCTGCAGCGCCTGTCGCAGTACATCGAGAAGATCGTCAAGCTCCGGTCGGCCGTGCGCTCCGCGATGGTCTACCCGGTCGCGGTCATCACGATCGCCATCGCGGTCGTCTGGATCATCCTCTGGAAGGTCATTCCGACGTTCGCGACCCTGTTCGCAGGACTCGGCGCCCAGCTCCCGCTCCCGACCCGCATCACGATCGCGCTCTCCAAGTTCATCGGGGCGTGGTGGTGGCTCGTGTTCCTCATGATCGGCCTCGGGTGCTACGCCATCTTCCGCTATCACAAGACCTATCAGGGCAAGCGCGTCCTCGACAAGATCCTCCTCAAGCTCCCAGTCCTCGGCCAGGTCTTGAAGAAGATCGCGGTCGCGCGCTTCTGCCGCACGCTCGGAACGCTCGTGTCGTCCGGCGTTCCGATCCTGGACGGCCTCGAGATCACGGCGCGCACCGCCGGGAACGCCATCGTCGAGGATGCCATCATGGCGACGCGCAAGAGCATCGAGGAGGGCAAGACGATCGCCGAGCCGCTCCGCGGCCACGACGTGTTCCCCCCGATGGTCGTCCAGATGGTCGCCGTCGGCGAGCAGACCGGCGCGCTCGAGACGATGCTCAACAAGATCGCGGATTTCTACGAGGACGAGGTCGACGAGGCGACGGCCAATCTGCTCGCGCTCCTCGAGCCGATCATGATCTGCTTCCTCGGCGTCGTCATCGGCGGTATCGTGATCTC
- a CDS encoding type IV pilus twitching motility protein PilT — MSVTMHQLLKTLVDQSGTDLHITTNSPPQIRIDGKMVPLQLPPMTAAETKQVVYSVLTDNQKHRLEETLEVDFSFGVKGLARFRANVFFQRGAVAGAFRTIPWEMRNFKDLGLPDVVANLCERPRGLILVTGPTGSGKTTTLAAMLDKVNKERHEHIVTIEDPIEYLHAHQKCLVNQRELHADTHSFANALRSVLRQDPDVVLIGEMRDLETIESALRIAETGHLTFATLHTNSAAQTINRIIDVFPAHQQSQIRAQLSFVLEGILCQSLLPRATGHGRALALEILVPNSAIRNLIREDKVHQIYSAMQTGQAQYGMQTFNQSLATLYFKKQITLQLAVSMSSHPDELQDMINRGAGLINQPAAAGAAGGRRPPERR; from the coding sequence ATGTCCGTGACGATGCACCAGCTCTTGAAGACGCTCGTGGACCAGAGCGGGACCGACCTCCACATCACCACGAACTCGCCGCCGCAGATCCGGATCGACGGCAAGATGGTCCCCCTCCAGCTCCCGCCGATGACCGCCGCGGAAACGAAGCAGGTCGTCTACAGCGTGCTCACGGACAACCAGAAGCACCGCCTCGAGGAGACGCTCGAGGTCGACTTCTCGTTCGGCGTCAAGGGGCTCGCGCGGTTTCGCGCCAACGTGTTCTTCCAGAGGGGCGCCGTCGCCGGCGCGTTCCGCACCATCCCGTGGGAGATGCGGAATTTCAAGGACCTGGGCCTTCCCGACGTCGTCGCCAACCTCTGCGAGCGCCCCCGCGGCCTGATCCTCGTCACGGGGCCGACGGGCTCCGGGAAGACGACGACGCTCGCGGCGATGCTCGACAAGGTCAACAAGGAGCGCCACGAGCACATCGTCACGATCGAGGACCCGATCGAGTATCTTCACGCACACCAGAAGTGCCTCGTCAACCAGCGTGAGCTGCACGCCGACACCCACTCGTTCGCGAACGCGCTCCGGTCGGTCCTCCGCCAGGACCCCGACGTCGTGCTCATCGGCGAAATGCGCGACCTCGAGACGATCGAGTCGGCGCTCCGCATCGCCGAGACGGGCCACCTCACGTTCGCGACGCTGCACACGAACTCCGCGGCCCAGACGATCAACCGCATCATCGACGTCTTTCCGGCTCACCAGCAGTCGCAGATCCGCGCGCAGCTCTCGTTCGTGCTCGAAGGCATCCTCTGCCAGTCGCTGCTCCCGCGCGCGACGGGCCACGGCCGCGCGCTGGCGCTCGAGATCCTCGTGCCGAACTCCGCGATCCGGAACCTCATCCGCGAGGACAAGGTCCACCAGATCTACTCGGCGATGCAGACCGGCCAGGCGCAGTACGGGATGCAAACGTTCAACCAGTCGCTCGCGACGCTCTACTTCAAGAAGCAGATCACGCTCCAGCTGGCCGTCTCGATGTCGTCGCACCCCGATGAGCTGCAGGACATGATCAACCGGGGCGCGGGCCTCATCAACCAGCCGGCCGCAGCAGGCGCCGCCGGCGGCCGCCGGCCGCCCGAGCGCCGGTAA
- the pilB gene encoding type IV-A pilus assembly ATPase PilB produces MAVKLGEMLLKAGMITQPQLQEALEAQKKGGGKLGFNLVKLGFVKEDDITQLLSDQYGVPSINLRHFEIDESVINLIPSEVAQKYLVLPVNRTGATLTISMADPTNVFAMDDIKFMTGYNVEPVVASEIAIREAIEKYYGSSHALELKKVMDEMAEQDTEALELMEEDEEIDVHKLEQVSEEAPVVRLVNIILTDSIKKGASDIHIEPYEKDFRVRFRVDGVLYEIMHPPMKLKDAITSRLKIMAKLDISEKRLPQDGRIKIKMKLQGKMKEMDYRVSVLPTLFGEKIVMRLLDKDNLVLDMTRLGFEVESLGKFERQILKPYGMVLVTGPTGSGKTNTLYSSIARVNTPETNIMTAEDPVEFNLHGINQVQMKEQIGLNFAASLRAFLRQDPNIILVGEIRDFETAEIAVKAALTGHLVLSTLHTNDAPSTINRLMNMGIEPFLVATSVNLICAQRLVRRICKDCKEEIQVPAQALVDIGFSVDEASKVRLLKGRGCPNCNNTGYRGRVGLFEVMEISDELRELILSGASAMELRRKAMEEGMITLRMSGLQKLKDGQTSVEEVVRETVL; encoded by the coding sequence ATGGCGGTCAAGCTCGGAGAGATGCTCCTCAAGGCGGGGATGATCACCCAGCCACAGCTCCAAGAAGCACTCGAAGCGCAGAAGAAAGGCGGGGGGAAGCTCGGGTTCAACCTCGTCAAGCTCGGGTTCGTCAAGGAAGACGACATCACGCAGCTCCTCTCCGATCAGTACGGCGTTCCATCGATCAACCTCCGCCACTTCGAGATCGACGAGTCGGTCATCAACCTGATCCCGTCCGAGGTCGCGCAGAAGTACCTCGTCCTCCCGGTGAACCGCACCGGGGCGACGCTCACCATCTCGATGGCCGATCCGACGAACGTCTTCGCGATGGACGACATCAAGTTCATGACCGGCTACAACGTCGAGCCGGTCGTCGCGAGCGAGATCGCGATCCGCGAGGCGATCGAGAAGTACTACGGCTCGTCCCATGCCCTCGAGCTCAAGAAGGTCATGGACGAGATGGCCGAGCAAGACACCGAAGCCCTCGAGCTCATGGAAGAGGACGAGGAGATCGATGTCCACAAGCTCGAGCAGGTCTCCGAAGAAGCGCCGGTCGTCCGCCTGGTGAACATCATCCTCACCGACTCGATCAAGAAGGGCGCCTCCGACATTCACATCGAGCCGTACGAGAAGGACTTCCGCGTCCGCTTCCGTGTCGACGGCGTGCTGTACGAGATCATGCACCCGCCGATGAAGCTGAAGGACGCGATCACGAGCCGCCTCAAGATCATGGCGAAGCTCGACATCTCCGAGAAGCGCCTTCCTCAGGACGGCCGCATCAAGATCAAGATGAAGCTCCAGGGGAAGATGAAGGAGATGGATTACCGCGTCTCCGTCCTCCCGACGCTCTTCGGCGAGAAGATCGTCATGCGTCTCCTCGACAAGGACAACCTGGTGCTCGACATGACGCGTCTCGGCTTCGAGGTCGAGTCGCTCGGGAAGTTCGAGCGTCAGATCTTGAAGCCCTACGGCATGGTGCTCGTGACGGGACCGACGGGGTCCGGCAAGACGAACACGCTCTACTCGTCGATCGCGCGCGTCAACACGCCGGAGACGAACATCATGACCGCCGAGGACCCGGTCGAATTCAACCTGCACGGCATCAACCAGGTGCAGATGAAGGAGCAGATCGGCCTCAACTTCGCCGCGTCCTTGCGCGCCTTCCTGCGCCAGGACCCGAACATCATCCTCGTCGGCGAGATCCGCGACTTCGAAACCGCCGAGATCGCGGTCAAGGCCGCGCTCACGGGCCACCTCGTCCTCTCGACGCTTCACACGAACGATGCGCCCTCGACGATCAACCGGCTCATGAACATGGGCATCGAGCCGTTCCTCGTCGCGACCTCGGTCAACCTGATCTGCGCCCAGCGTCTCGTGCGCCGGATCTGCAAGGACTGCAAGGAAGAGATCCAGGTCCCGGCGCAGGCGCTCGTCGACATCGGATTCTCCGTCGACGAGGCGAGCAAGGTGCGGCTCCTCAAGGGGCGCGGTTGCCCGAACTGCAACAACACCGGCTACCGCGGCCGCGTCGGGCTCTTCGAGGTCATGGAGATCAGTGACGAGCTGCGCGAGCTGATCCTCTCGGGCGCTTCCGCGATGGAGCTCCGGAGGAAGGCGATGGAAGAGGGAATGATCACGCTCCGCATGTCGGGCCTCCAAAAGCTCAAGGACGGCCAGACGAGCGTCGAGGAAGTCGTCCGCGAGACCGTGCTCTAG
- the accC gene encoding acetyl-CoA carboxylase biotin carboxylase subunit — MFRKILIANRGEIALRVILACKELGIKTVAVHSTADADALHVKFADEDVCIGPPQSRESYLNISAVLSAAEITGAEAVHPGYGFLSENAHFAEVCREVGLTFIGPPPDVIRRMGDKAEAIRTVRAVGVPTIPGSGGVLETEEQAREVAERIGYPVLVKASAGGGGRGMRVVPEPDELPRLLEAARTEAFASFGVPDVYMEKYLVQPRHIEVQVFGDTHGNLLHLFERECSIQRRHQKLLEESPSTALDEALRARMTEAALRAASAVNYVNAGTIEFLLDVTGDFYFIEMNTRIQVEHPVTEMVTGIDLIKEQLRVAAGEPISFGQDDLKLQGHAVECRINAEDPDTFAPSPGKIRTFHVPGGPGIRVDTACYAEAYVPPYYDSMIAKVIAHGNTRGEAILRMRRALESFVVEGIQTNVKLQQRILTDEDFVRGRLSTRFMERFVAAPKRAEAD, encoded by the coding sequence CGGAAGATCCTCATCGCCAACCGCGGCGAGATCGCGCTCCGGGTCATCCTCGCCTGCAAAGAGCTGGGGATCAAGACGGTCGCCGTGCACTCGACCGCCGACGCCGACGCGCTCCACGTCAAGTTCGCCGACGAGGACGTCTGCATCGGCCCTCCGCAGTCGCGCGAGAGCTACCTCAACATCTCCGCGGTGCTCTCGGCGGCGGAGATCACCGGCGCCGAGGCGGTTCATCCCGGCTACGGCTTCCTCTCCGAGAACGCGCACTTCGCCGAGGTCTGCCGCGAGGTCGGCCTCACGTTCATCGGGCCTCCGCCCGACGTGATCCGGCGCATGGGGGACAAAGCCGAGGCGATCCGCACGGTCCGCGCCGTGGGCGTCCCGACGATCCCGGGCAGCGGCGGCGTGCTCGAGACGGAGGAGCAGGCGCGCGAGGTCGCCGAGCGGATCGGCTACCCGGTGCTCGTCAAGGCCTCGGCCGGCGGAGGCGGCCGCGGCATGCGGGTCGTCCCCGAGCCCGACGAGCTGCCGCGCCTCCTCGAGGCGGCGCGCACGGAGGCGTTCGCCTCGTTCGGCGTCCCCGACGTGTACATGGAGAAGTACCTGGTCCAGCCGCGGCACATCGAGGTGCAGGTCTTCGGCGACACACACGGGAACCTCCTCCACCTCTTCGAGCGCGAGTGCTCGATCCAGAGGCGGCACCAGAAGCTCCTCGAGGAATCGCCGTCGACCGCGCTCGACGAGGCCCTGCGCGCACGGATGACCGAGGCCGCGCTCCGTGCGGCGAGCGCCGTCAACTACGTCAACGCGGGCACGATCGAGTTCCTGCTCGACGTCACCGGCGACTTCTACTTCATCGAGATGAACACACGGATTCAGGTCGAACACCCGGTCACCGAGATGGTGACCGGCATCGACCTGATCAAGGAGCAGCTCCGCGTCGCGGCCGGCGAGCCGATCTCCTTCGGTCAGGACGATCTCAAGCTCCAGGGTCACGCGGTCGAGTGCCGGATCAACGCGGAAGATCCCGACACGTTCGCGCCGAGCCCCGGAAAGATCCGCACCTTTCACGTTCCGGGCGGGCCCGGTATCCGCGTCGACACCGCTTGCTACGCCGAGGCATACGTCCCGCCGTACTACGACTCGATGATCGCGAAGGTCATCGCCCACGGGAACACCCGCGGCGAGGCGATCCTCCGGATGCGCCGGGCGCTCGAATCCTTCGTCGTCGAGGGGATCCAGACCAACGTGAAGCTCCAGCAGCGCATCCTCACCGACGAAGACTTCGTCCGGGGCCGGCTCTCGACGCGGTTCATGGAGCGCTTCGTCGCCGCCCCGAAGCGCGCCGAAGCCGACTAG